In the genome of Vicia villosa cultivar HV-30 ecotype Madison, WI linkage group LG7, Vvil1.0, whole genome shotgun sequence, one region contains:
- the LOC131619276 gene encoding uncharacterized protein LOC131619276: MKASQSRQKSYHDKRRKELEFESGDHVFLRVTPVTGVGRALKSKKLTPRFIGPYQISERVGTVAYRVALPPNLSNLHDVFHVSQLRKYVPDLSHVIHMDDVQVRENLTVETMPIRITDREIKSLRGKDIPLVKVVWTGTTGESMTWEMESKMRDSCPELFERGLCLVIASNIMASVEGLCSVGTTCM; encoded by the exons ATGAAGGCTTCACAGAGTAGACAGAAAAGTTATCATGATAAGCGAAGGAAGGAGTTAGAATTTGAATCAGGTGACCATGTGTTTCTAAGAGTCACGCCTGTGACTGGTGTTGGTCGTGCCCTGAAGTCAAAGAAGCTGACTCCACGATTTATCGGCCCTTATCAGATTTCAGAGAGGGTTGGTACTGTCGCTTATAGGGTGGCGTTGCCGCCTAACCTTTCAAAtctgcatgatgtgtttcatgtgtcgcaacttcggaagtatgTCCCGGACCTATCTCACGTGATTCacatggatgatgtgcaagtgagagagaATCTTACAGTAGAGACGATGCCGATTCGGATCACGGATCGTGAGATAAAGTCCCTTAGAGGTAAAGATATCCCGTTGGTGAAAGTAGTATGGACGGGGACTACCGGAGAAAGCATGACGTGGGaaatggagagcaagatgcgggaCTCCTGTCCCGAGTTGTTTGAACGAG gcttatgccttgttattgccTCTAATATAATGGCatctgttgagggcttatgctctgttggtaccacatgcatgtag
- the LOC131619274 gene encoding uncharacterized protein LOC131619274 — MISAWMLKNQVEIQELSKNLFIFKFSTKRDIEFVLKNDPWSLDRALLVLYRISGEEQPADLNLHTGIFWVRVYELPLVLRIEAMARKLGNILGDYVEMDSKEAYRIGRFLRLKVSMDLQKPLKRGAIVKFKEKNLRVHFKYERLPTFCYIYGKIGHQLKDCETLEDMNKKGYEDMDKQELSFGHWLRASPLPKLGEDQKTKDSSSGTCSKSLFNASSSHSKCGLKDKDKTEENEVEQLQWKSKGEDATRNLEVDKGVKREVADVEDVAESLSAVALSMIVKPNHPRAELLPAKQKRWTRKKGVRKA, encoded by the coding sequence ATGATATCTGCTTGGATGCTCAAGAACCAAGTCGAGATCCAAGAGTTGAGCAAAAACCTTTTCATCTTCAAGTTCTCTACCAAGAGGGATATTGAGTTTGTCTTGAAGAATGACCCCTGGAGTCTCGATAGGGCGCTACTGGTCCTATATAGAATTTCCGGAGAAGAACAACCGGCAGACCTCAATCTTCACACTGGAATATTTTGGGTTAGAGTTTACGAGCTGCCTCTTgtccttagaattgaagccatggcAAGGAAACTGGGGAACATACTGGGAGATTATGTTGAGATGGATTCGAAGGAAGCTTATCGTATTGGAAGATTCCTGCGGTTAAAAGTCTCGATGGATCTGCAGAAACCTCTTAAGCGAGGGGCCATAGTGAAGTTTAAGGAAAAGAACTTGAGGGTTCACTTCAAATACGAAAGGCTCCCTACTTTCTGTTACATTTATGGCAAGATTGGGCATCAACTGAAAGATTGTGAGACGTTAGAGGATATGAATAAGAAAGGTTATGAAGATATGGATAAGCAGGAATTATCTTTTGGTCATTGGCTGAGAGCTTCTCCTCTGCCTAAGCTGGGAGAGGATCAAAAAACTAAAGACTCGAGTTCTGGGACCTGCAGTAAAAGTCTATTCAATGCCTCCTCCAGCCATAGCAAATGTGGACTAAAGGATAAGGATAAAACAGAGGAAAATGAAGTTGAGCAGTTACAGTGGAAGTCAAAGGGAGAGGATGCAACAAGGAACTTGGAAGTTGACAAGGGCGTAAAAAGGGAAGTAGCGGATGTGGAAGACGTTGCGGAGTCTCTAAGTGCAGTAGCACTTTCCATGATTGTGAAACCTAACCATCCAAGGGCGGAGTTgcttcctgcaaaacaaaaaaggTGGACTAGAAAGAAGGGTGTGAGGAAGGCATAA
- the LOC131619275 gene encoding uncharacterized protein LOC131619275 produces the protein MAGRNDAAIVAALEAMAQALEHQPNAGENVGSHSLATFQRENPPVFKGKHDPDGALEWLKEIERIFRVMDCTQAQKVRYGTHILAVEADDWWLATRPRLEAAGEEITWDVFRREFLRKYYPESVRGKKEIEFHELKQGDMSVTDYAAKFTELAKVYPYYDGEGAEFSKCVKFENGLRSEIKKAIGYQQIRVFPNLVDNCRIFEEDNAAHYKIVSDRRGKQSQQRGKPYDTPAGKGKERAAPGQRTSGGGAPAPIVCFKCGKAGHKSTYCTDDVKKCFRCGKTGHMMSECRQKEVVCFNCGEEGHIGSQCQKPKKAQAGGKVFALAGTQTSTEDRLIRGTCFINSMPLITIIDTGATHCFIAAECVEKLGLVLSSMNGEMVVEVPAKGSVTTSLVCLKCPLSIFDRDFAVDLVCLPLAGLDVILGMNWLEYNYAHINCYNKTVRFSTAEEEKAGLVSSKQVRQLLKEEVEMFSLMATLSIENQNIIDELPVVREFPEVFPDEIPDVPPERGIEFTIDLVPGTRPVSMAPYRMSTSELTELKKQLEDLLEKKFVRPSVSPWGAPVLLVKKKDGSMRLCVDYRQLNKVTIKNKYPLPRIDDLMDQLVGASVFSKTDLRSGYHQIKVKDEDVQKTAFRTRYGHYEYLVMPFGVTNAPGVFMEYMNRIFHEYLDQFVVVFIDDILIYSKSEPEHSDHLRTVLQVLKERKLYAKLSNGIAVDPSKVDDVLQWETPKSATEIRSFLGLAGYYRRFIEGFFKLALPLTKLTCKGKVFIWDAQCEESFVELKKRLTTAPVLTLPNPGEPFVVYCDASLMGLGGVLMQNGKKELNMRQRRWLELLKDYDFGLNYHPSKANVVADALSRKTLHMSAMMVKELELIEQFRDMSLICEVTPQSVKLGMLKIDNDFLNSIKEAQKLDVKMVDIIVGCGKSEKSDFKVDAQGVLRLRNRICIPDDNDMKRMILEEGHRSNLSIHPGATKMYQDLKKIFWWPRMKEDVARFVYAWLPNTASGHDSIWVIVDRLTKSAHFIPINITYPVAKLAEIYVRMIVKLHALYGRRCITPLCWHESGEGVVLGPEIVRETTEKVKMIR, from the exons ATGGCTGGGAGAAACGATGCTGCGATTGTTGCTGCTTTGGAGGCTATGGCTCAAGCTCTGGAACATCAACCTAATGCTGGTGAGAATGTTGGGTCTCACAGTTTGGctactttccagagggagaaccCGCCGGTCTTCAAAGGCAAGCATGACCCTGATGGAGCCTTAGAGtggttgaaagagatcgagaggatctttcGTGTAATGGATTGTACTCAGGCTCAAAAAGTTCGCTATGGGACGCATATACTAGCAGtcgaagctgacgactggtggctaGCAACACGACCTAGACTAGAAGCTGCAGGTGAAGAGATCACTTGGGACGTGTTCCGaagagaatttctgaggaagtattatcctgagagcgtccgtggcaagaaggaaattgagttcCACGAACTGAAACAAGGGGACATGTCAGTGACTGACTATGCTGCAAAGTTCACTGAATTGGCCAAAGTTTATCCATACTATGATGGAGAGGGTGCAGAGTTTTCaaaatgcgttaagtttgaaaatgGGTTACGCTCTGAGATCAAGAAGGCTATAGGGTATCAACAGATCCGCGTTTTCCCTAACTTGGTAGACAACTgcagaatctttgaggaagataaTGCTGCTCACTATAAGATTGTCAGTGATAGGAGAGGTAAGCAGAGTCAGCAACGTGGCAAGCCTTATGACACTCCAGCTGGCAAGGGCAAAGAGAGAGCTGCTCCGGGCCAGAGAACAAGTGGGGGAGGTGCTCCTGCCCCGATTGTGTGTTTTAAATGTGGCAAGGCTGGTCACAAGAGTACTTACTGCACTGATGACGTTAAGAAGTGTTTCCGTTGTGGCAAGACTGGTCATATGATGTCTGAATGTAGACAAAAAGAAGTGGTTTGTTTTAATTGCGGTGAAGAAGGACACATTGGAAGTCAATGTCAGAAACCAAAGAAGgcacaagctggtggtaaggtgttcgcatTGGCTGGTACTCAGACAAGCACTGAGGACAGACTCATTAGAGGTACTTGCTTCATCAATAGTatgcctttaattactattatcgacactggtgctactcattgttttattgctgctGAATGTGTTGAAAAGTTGGGTCTTGTGCTATCTTCGATGAATGGCGAGATGGTAGTTGAGGTTCCAGCTAAAGGATCTGTGACTACATCTCTTGTTTGTTTGAAGTGTCCGTTGTCGATCTTCGACAGGGACTTTGCTGTTGATTTAGTATGTTTACCGTTAGCCGGGCTGGACGTAAttttgggaatgaactggttagaatatAACTATGCTCATATCAATTGTTATAACAAGACTGTGAGATTTTCAACTGCCGAAGAAGAAAAAGCTGGCTTAGTGTCGTCTAAGCAGGTACGACAATTGCTGAAGGAAGAAGTAGAGATGTTCTCGTTGATGGCAACATTGTCAATCGAGAATCAGAACATCATCGATGAGTTACCGGTGGTAAGagaattccctgaagtttttccCGATGAGATTCCTGATGTGCCGCCAGAAAGAGGAATTGAGTTtacgattgatcttgtacctggtaccagacctgtttctatggcaccgtacaggatgtccaCATCTGAGTTGACAGAATTAAAGAAGCAATTAGAAGATTTACTGGAGAAGAAGTTTGTCAGAccaagtgtatcgccgtggggagctccagtgctgTTAGTGAAGAAAAAGGACGGAAGCATGAGACTTTGCgtagattatagacagctgaataaagtaacCATTAAGAACAAATACCCGCTACCGAGAatagatgatttgatggaccaattGGTGGGTGCGAGTGTTTTTAGCAAGACCGatctgaggtcgggttaccatcagattaaggtCAAAGATGAAGATGTACAAAAGACAGCATTCAGAACAAgatatggacattatgaatatttagtgatgccatttggtgttacgaACGCGCCAGGAgtatttatggaatatatgaaccgtATCTTCCATGAGTATTTAGATCAGTTTGTCGTGGTGTTCATAGACGACATCTTGATATATTCTAAATCAGAGCCAGAGCATTCAGATCATTTGAGGACGGTATTGCAAGTGTTGAAAGAAAGGAAGTTGTATGCgaagttgtccaa TGGCATTGCTGTAGACCCATCTAAGGTAGATGATGTGTTACAATGGGAGACTCCAAAGTCAGCTACCGAGATCAGAAGTTTCTTGGGCTTGGCCGGTTACTACAGacggtttattgaaggattttttAAGTTGGCACTTCCATTAACTAAGTTGACGTGTAAGGGTAAAGTGTTCATATGGGATGCACAATGTGAAGAAAGTTTTGTggaattgaagaagagattgacgacAGCTCCGGTTTTGACATTACCAAACCCAGGAGAACCTTTTgtagtttattgtgatgcttctttgatgggtttaggtggtgtacttaTGCAGAACGGTAAG AAGGAGCTGAACATGAGACaacgaagatggttagaattattgaaagattatgatttcggatTGAATTATCACCCCAGTAAGGCGAATGTTGTGGCTGATGCCTTAAGCCGGAAGACCTTGCACATGTCCGCTATGATGGTTAAAGAATTAGAACTGATCGAACAATTCCGAGATATGAGCTTGATTTGTGAAGTGACCCCGcagagtgttaagttgggaatgctcaAAATTGATAATGACTTTCTGAACAGTATCAAAGAGGCTCAGAAATTGGATGTGAAAATGGTGGACATTATAGTTGGTTGTGGCAAATCCGAGAAGAGTGATTTTAAGGTGGACGCGCAAGGAGTGTTGAGATTGCGGAATCGAATCTGTATCCCTGATGACAATGATATGAAAAGGATGATTTTAGAAGAAGGTCATCGGAGTAACTTGAGTATTCACCCtggagctactaaaatgtatcaagacttgaagaagaTATTTTGGTGGCCGAGGATGAAAGAAGACGTGGCACGATTTGtatatgctt GGTTGCCTAATACTGCAAGTGGACACGATTCAatatgggtgattgttgataggcttaccaAATCAGcccatttcatacctattaacatcacgtaTCCGGTGGCAAAGTTAGCTGAGATCTATGTCCGaatgattgtgaagttgcatg cgttgtatggtcggaggtgtataACTCCGCTATGTTGGCACGAATCTGGCGAAggtgtagtacttggaccggaAATTGTACGAGAAACCACAGAGAAGGTAAAGATGATTCGGTAA